TTATGTTGACAAGAGTAAACGGGAAAATCAATTGGATAAGTTAATCAAAAAAGAAACGGATTCGGACAAGAAAAAAGAACTCAGAAAAGAACGGGATGAACTCGAGCGCGATAGAGAGAAAGAACAAAGAAGATTGGAACTGACAGCGGAAGATGCGACCCAGGCCAAGAAAGCCAGGGTGCGAGAAAAAGCCAGTCAAGCTGGTTCACGCTTTAACGTCAGGTATGATTACAAATTGACCCACGCAGAGAAGACCCCGGAATCCATTCTGGCAGCATTAGCTCAATATGTAGATTTTTCCAACCAGGGCGCTGTTTCCGCAACTGCAACAGTATCTGCCGCAAGCATGGAAGTGGCAGAAGAAGTTGTTTTGCACAAAGGCTTATTGTGGGAAGACGTGATGCAGATGTACGGCATGCCCAAGGGTGTATCCGAAAGGATGGAGGGCACACTAAAGGTCATAACATGCAACTTCGAAGATGATGACAACATTATTAAAATGGATTTTGTCGAGAGCGTGCTCATAAAATATACCGTTACTTCGAAATAAAAAGCATCTTAATTTTGTTTGTCTATTTGCAGATCAATCCACAAAACAAGTTCCATAATTAATAACCCAAAAACGGAGGTAATCATGTTTCAAAAATTAGTTCGTCTTTCACTGGCTTTGTTTGTCCTGTGCAGTATTTTATCATTTACTGCAACTGCACAAGATTCGTATGGCAAGAAGTCGGAAATGAAAGGCTTTAAGGCGGAATTCATGACGCAATTCAATGGTGTTGCCGATAAAATTCTGCAGTTAGCAGATGCAATGTCGCAAGAAAATTATACTTGGAGGCCCATGGAGGGTGTGCGTTGTGTGAGTGAGGTATTTATGCATATCGCTGGTGCGAATGTGTTTATGCCCTCTTTTATTGGTGGCGACATGCCAGAAGGTATGGATATGCAGGCAGCCATGAAAATGGAAAAAGAAACCACCAACAAAGATGATGTGAAAAAACATCTCATGAGTTCATTCGACAATGTACGTAAACTTATCAAAAATATGAAAGACGCAGATCTAGACAAAGAGGTAACAATCGAGATGATGCAAATAACCACAACCTACCGCGGACTTTTGTTAATTTTGTCCGGTCATAATAATGAACATCTTGGCCAGTCCATTGCTTATGCCAGGATGAATAAGGTTGTTCCACCCTGGTCCCAACCAAGTGATGATATTGATTAAGCCGGATTTAATAGTCGAATAGTAAAAAGCGTGATGGCAATAGTCTTCACGCTTTTTTTATTATTAACCAAAACCAGTATGGTTACATTCAATTCCATCCAGGAATTTTGCCGGACTTTACCTCATACAACTGAAGATGTAAAATGGGGAACTAATTTGGTTTTTAGTGTTGGGAACAAGATGTATGCGGTCTTGGATTTGGATCACCCGGAAGCGAACTCTGTATCCTTCAAATGTTCTCCATAAGATTACGAAAGATTCATACAACTACCTAATATCATTCCCGCACCTTATGCTGCTCGTTTAATTGGGTGAAGTTAGAAAACCTTACTGCCCTCGAAGAAGACTTGATCTATGATCTCCTTAAACAAGCACATGAAATTGTTTTTTCCAAATTATCTAAAAAGCTCCGAACTTCTTTGAATAAAGAAGATTTGATTAACCTGGATAATTCATAGCGCAGCTTAAGGCTGTAAACTAACAATATACTTTAACTAATCTAGATGTTCATTTTTAGACAGGATAAACAGGATTATCAGGATATAAATCCAGTATATCTTGTTAATCCTGTCAAAAAATGAATAATTCAAATTAAGAGAAAATGAATATTTTTCTTGCTTAAGTCTTTCCGACTCTGTAAGTTTTTTTAAAACATAAATTATAGGTATATTATGAGTTTAGATATTCGCTCCAATTCCAAAGTACTGGTATTTCTGCTAGCCACTCTACCCTTTTCATTACAAAATCCAACCCAGGCACAAAATAATAATCAAACACAAATAACAATTAGCCAAACCAACAATACTATTATTTTCCGAGCCCAAGTTGATCGTTACCTGGAATTGAGAAGAAGCATATTGGACCCCTCCTTAAATCTATCCAATATGAGACATGAAGAAGACGCCAAACTGGCCTTGGAATCATTATCGATGTTTGAAAAAGAAATGAGCCAGACGCTTAGTGGGCTCAATTTATCGTTAGATGATAAAATCGACCATATTTTAATACGAAACAAAATATCCGACTATCGTGATCGGATACAGCAAAGTCTCCAGGACGAAAAAATCATTCTTGATATTTTACCTGCAGCAAATTTGCGCCTGCGCCTTCCGGATTTAACCGGGTTGGTTGAGGATAGCGATCTTGAAACCGGGCTTCGCGAATTAAAAATAGCACAAACCCAAATCCCCGCGCCCTGGGCCCCAATGCCGGAGAACCAAAGATTAAGCATCATTCGGGCAATCTCCAGGCGTTCAGAAATTCTCTCCCGGGAAGTGAACACCTGGTATGGCCGGGTTAAAAATCGATTTCCCCAAAAAGCGGAATCGGCGGAAAAACCGGTGTCGGCCGTCCAAAAAGGACTAAAAGCGTTTTCCGAGCAACTTACCAAAGAAGTGATACCCGATTTGCAAAAAACTGAGGCTGCCTGGGGAAGTCCGGTAGGGCACGATAGATTTGTCTCTTTGCTCCGAACCCGGCACATGATTTATGAATCTCCCGAACAGCTTTTGCAAATGGGCAAAACACAGTTAGCGGAGATCCATGAACAAATCAAACAAATTGCGAGAAAGATTAACAGAAGGAAGTCCGCCGAAGAAGTATGGGAACAGCTAAAAACTGAGCATCCATCTCGTGAAGAACTGCCCAAATTTGCATATGATGAGATGCAAAAATCACTAAAGTTATTGCTCGAGACAGACGCCGTTACCATACCGGAAAATGCCCGCAACAATGTGATGCTCATTACGGAAGGAAGAACTTTTGACACCTACCCATTTGGCGGTTATGGCGGATTTAAATTAAAAGGTAAAGAGTTTATTGGCCGCTTTATGACCAGTCCGCCCAAAGCAGATATGGATGCAGATGCGGCTGAAGCGCGATTGCGCGGCAATAATTATTACTGGGCCAGGGTGGTCGCCGTGCATGAAATTTACCCGGGACACCATTTACAAAATGTTACCAAAAGACTGAAAGCGCGACCGATGCGAAGGGACTATAGTACAACCACCTTGAGCGAAGGTTGGGGCTTATACAGCGAGCAGATGATGTATCGTTTGGGATTTTTTCCGGATGACAAAACCACTATGGCAATGTTGATGATGCGCGCCTGGCGTGCATCCAGAATTGTCATCGATGTGAGTTTACACCTGGGTAGAATGTCTTTTGATGAGTGCGTGCAATTTTTGGTCGACAATGTGGATATGGATAAGGAAAATGCCACCGCCGAAGTGCGCAGGTATTTAGGCAACCCAACCAGGCCATTGAGTTATCTTTATGGCTACAATCAAATTGAACGACTGAGACTGGACTTTATGAAAATGCGAGGCGATCAATTCACCGATAAAGAATTTCACGACACTTTTTTAACTTATGGGTCGATACCCATTCCGTTAATCCGATCGGGAATGTTGGGTGACCCTTTACCTGAAATCAACTTGACTAACTAACTTTGGAGGAGAAAAATGAAGAATCGAACTATCCAATCCATATTAACTCCCTTAATTCTTTTTGGATTGATTAGCTGCCAGGGCAACTATGCAAGTAAGTCCGAAGACGAACTTATGAAAAAAGCAAAAGAAATCCATGCCAGGATATTAACAATAGACACTCACGATGATATCCCCCCTACCTTTGCGACGGACGAGGTCGATCCCGGAGTTGATGGTAGTAGACAGGTAGATTTGCCTAAAATGAAGAGCGGTGGATTGGATGTTGCTTTCTTCATCGTTTATGTTGGCCAGACCGAAAGAACCCCGGAAAACTACCAGGAAGCAAAAGATGCAGCTATGGTGAAATTTAATGCTATTCATCGCATGACCGAAGAAATGTACCCGGATAAAATAGAATTGGCACATTCGGCGGATGATATTGAAAGGATCAATCAAAGCGGCAAACTGGTAGCCTGTATCGGTATCGAAAATGGCTATGTGATCGGCAAGGATTTATCGCTTTTGCAGAAATACTACGATCTCGGCGCTCGTTATATTACTTTGGCACATGGCGGCCATAATGATATTTGCGATTCTGCAACGCCGCGGGAAAACCTGGGTGACGGGGAAAGTGAGCATAACGGAGTGAGTGAATTCGGCAAAGAAGTGATCGCGGAAATGAACCGGTTAGGCATTATGGTGGATGTCTCCCATATCTCCAAAAAAGCCATGTTGGATGCGGTTGCACTAACGAAATCACCTGTCATAGCCTCACATTCAAGCGCGAGGGCATTGTGTGATCATCCAAGGAATTTGGATGATGAGCAACTCCTTGCTTTGAAAGAAAACGGTGGAGTGATGCAGACCGTTGCATTTCGTAGATATGTAAAGGAGGACGTCCCTGAAAAAATTGCTGCCAGAGATTCCATTTGGGAGGCAATGGGGATTACAAGTTTTTCCGCATTGAGAGATCTTAGCGACGAAAAGAGAACTGAATATCGTGCCAGTTTGTCAGAATTAGATGAAAAATGGCCATCTGCAAATGTAAAAGATTTCGTCGACCATATCGACCATGCAGTCAAATTAATCGGCATTGACCATGTTGGAATCAGCTCGGATTTTGACGGCGGCGGTGGCGTGGATGGCTGGAATAATGCCGGTGAATCTTTGAACCTGACCGTAGAATTGGTTCGTCGAGGCTATTCAGAGGAAGATATTGCTAAATTGTGGGGCGGTAATTTATTGCGCGTTTTGCGTGAAAACGAACGAATTGCAAAAGAGTTACAGACATCGAGTTAATTATATCATGTGCGTTTAAAATTTAGGAGTTCAGTAATGAAATTAAATCATCTTCGTCCATTTTTATTTTTATGCCTGGTTGTGATTTTCAGCTCCTGTTCGAAAAATTTAAAAGATGAAGCAGATAAAATTGCCCAAAGCACAATCATTCTAGACGGCCACGTTGATATCCCCTATCGTCTGAACAATAAAATGGAGGATATTTCACAAAGAACCGAAGGCGGAGATTTTGATTTTGTTCGCGCAAAGAAAGGTGGGTTGAACGCTCCGTTTATGTCTATTTATATTCCAGCTGAAAAAGAAGAAGAAGGAACTGCCAAAAAATTTGCAGATTATCTGATCGACATGGTGGAAAAAATAGCGGCGGATTCGCCGGATAAATTCGCCGTCGCAACTTCAGTTGCGGATGTTCACAGCCAGTTTGAAAAGGGAGTCATTTCTTTGCCAATGGGTATGGAAAACGGCGCGCCAATCGAAGGTGATTTGAAGAATGTCGAATACTTTTACAACCGCGGCATTCGTTACATTACATTAACCCATTCAAAGAACAACCATATCTGTGATTCATCATACGATCCTGAAAAAAAATGGAACGGCTTAAGCCCATTCGGTAATGAGGTTGTGAAAGAGATGAACCGGGTTGGCATTATGATAGATGTTTCCCACATTACGGACGACACATTTTACCAGGTTATGGAGATAACCCAGGCCCCGGTCATTGCTTCCCATTCTTCCTGTCGTGCTTTTACTCCGGGTTTTATGAGAAATATGGATGACGAAATGTTAAAAAAATTGGCCGAAAATGGCGGTGTCATTCAAATCAATTTTGGCTCCTCGTTTCTGGATGGCGAAATCCAAAAAAAATACGATGAAGCATTCGCAGCCTCTGCAGAATATGCCAAGGAAAATAACCTCAATGCAGACGATCCAAAACTGGATGAATTTATGAGCAAATATAAAGAGGAACACAATATAGGCTTCGCCGATATTACTGATATTGTCAAGCATATCGATCATGTTGTAAATTTAATCGGAATCGATCATGTCGGAATTGGCTCCGATTTTGATGGTGTGGGCGACTCGTTACCCACCGGCATGAAAGACGTGTCCATGTATCCAAATCTCATTCATGAGCTGCTGAAAAAAGGATACTCCAGGGAAGACATCGTAAAAATTTGTAGCGGCAATGTATTCCGGGTTTGGTCCGAAGTGGAGGCGACTGCAAAGAGGTTACAGACATCCAGTTAGTTGGAGGAATTGTCTAAACCCTGATTAATAGAAGTAATAAGTTGACATGATTTTTTAAAAGAGAACATATCCTCTAAATATCTGTTTGGTCCTAAAATCCATGGAATCATGGTTCAGACAATAAATACACAGGCAAGGATTTCTGTGCTTCTTTAGGTTATATTGCCGCTCTCCCTGTCTCCTTTTTTTTCGTTTTTCCGTTTCACATTCCCGCTAGTCTAATATTTATTTTCACATAATGTAACAAAAAACTCTACATTTTTAAATTCTATTCGATTATATTAAATGTGATAATGGAGAAATGAATGACCGATTTAGAAAAATATTTTGAAAAGTTTAGAAAGAATATTATCGGCTACGACCAACTCTTTCAAACTCCATATGGTGAGAAAAAAGTCGTTTATGCCGACTGGACGGCAAGCGGGAGACTCTATAAACCCATCGAGCGAAAGATTTGTGAAACGTTTGGACCCTTTGTTGGCAATACACATTCAGAATCCAGCGTAACCGGCACCTGTATGACCAAAGCCTATCACCTGGCTCATGAGAAAATTAAACAGCACGTAAATGCAAATTCTGATGATGTAATCATTACTACGGGTTTTGGAATGACAGCAGCAGTTAATAAATTTCAGCGTATTTTAGGGATCAAAGTTCCGGAACAGCTTAAACATTTCATCAAATTTAATGAAACCGATAGACCCGTTGTTTTTATCACCCACATGGAACATCACTCCAACCAAACCTCATGGCTGGAAACCCTGGCCGAAGTTGTTTTCATTGAACCAGACCGTGAAGGGTTTGTTGATTTCAACCATTTTCAAACGCTTCTGGACAAATACAAGAATCGCAAATTTAAAATCGGATCGTTTACCGCTTGCTCGAATGTTTCGGGCATACAACCGCCTATCCACAAATTAGCAAAAATGATGCACGAAAATGGCGGATATTGCTTTATCGATTACGCCGCTTCTGCACCCTATGTAAAAATCGATATGCATCCAGGCGATCCGATGGAAAAATTAGACGCGATATTTTTTTCTCCCCATAAATTTCTAGGCGGTCCGGGAACATCGGGCGTTTTGATTTTTGACTCAGCACTGTATCACAACCGCGTGCCAGATCATCCTGGCGGAGGAACGGTTAATTGGACCAATCCCTGGGGTTCTCATAGCTATATATCCGATATTGAAGCTCGCGAAGATGGCGGAACGCCAGGCTTTCTTCAAGCCATTAAATCAGCCTTATGCATTCAACTAAAAGAAGAAATGACACCCAACAAAATGTTAGCGCGCGAAAAGGAATTGCTTAAAATTGCTTTTGCAGGTCTGCGCAAAATTCCTGGCCTCACGCTTCTTGCAGATAACTGTGAAAATCGCTTGGGCATTCTTTCATTCTATATTGACGGTATCCACTACAACCTGCTTGTCAAAATGCTGAACGATCGCTTCGGCATTCAAGTCCGCGGCGGCTGTTTCTGTGCCGGGACCTATGGCCATCTCCTGCTTCATGTGGACTATTATCGTTCCAAGCGAATCAGTGACCTAATCGATGAAGGGGATTTGTCCGCAAAACCCGGCTGGGTACGCATGTCGATTCATCCTACATCGACAAACGATGAAGTCTATTATATAATCGATGCAATTGATCAGTGCGCTAAAAATCATGACAAATGGGAAAAAGAGTATCGATATTCAAGTCAACTAAATGAATACCAATGTATTTTAGGTGAAGATATCCAGGTGCAAAAAGTTGAAACCTGGTTTGAATTGTAAATTCCATCTTCTCCCAGTCTTTCTAGTATCCCAATAAAATTCTGATGAAAGACTCACATCTTTTAACACCACAGCAAACTCGCGAATTTTACAACAAATTTGGCATCAAACAAGATTCACAGCGTTTCTACGAGCAAACTGCGATTGATGATCTTATTGCGCATTCGAATTTTATAGAATGTCATTCAATTTTTGAATTCGGATGTGGCACCGGTCGATTTGCACAAGAATTATTGTCGGGCTGTCTACCACAAGATACAATTTATGTTGGACATGATATCAGCCAAACAATGGTACAGCTAACAGAGAACAAAATCCGGCAATTCGGTGATCGAGCTAAAGTACATTTGATAGATGGTTCGGTCAAATTGGAATTGGCTAATTATCAATTTGACCGGGTTGTATCCATGTATGTGATGGACCTACTGCCGTTTGACCGCATTGAACTTTTTCTTAATGAAGCACAACGCATTCTCGCTGCGGATGGTCTCCTTTGTCTCACCGGATTAACTTTTGGAAAAACACCACTATCCGGATTTGTCACGTGGTTTTGGTCGAGAATCCATCGTTTTAAGCCAAGTTTAGTAGGGGGTTGCAGACCTGTGCACTTAGCCGAAATTCTACCCGAGGCACATTGGCGGGTTGTTCACTCCAATGTTGTTACGTCCTGGGGAATTTCTTCTGAAGTTCTTATCGCAAAAAAGGTTTAATGATTCGTCATCAACTACCCATGTATAATTCCAACATCAAAGTTTTGCAAATTATCAAGCTACTTCTCATAGATTAGAATAATTCTAATTTATTTTAAATATATTGAAAAGGAACTAATAATTTTTATAAGTTTAATGACTAATTCGATAGGAGTAAAATTATGGTGAGAAACTTTTCTTTAGAATATTGGCGAGATAAAAGTTGGTATGTTGGTAAATTAAAAGAAGTTCCAGGTGTTTTTAGTCAAGGGGAAACACTTGAAGAACTTGAGGAAAACATAAAAGAAGCATACCAATTAATGATGGAAGAAGAGATTTCTTTACCTGGTAAAGATATTTATATTAAAGAGATCGGGGTTAATATTTGAAGCGAGGGGCTTTTATTCGCAAACTTACAAAAGCAGGATGTTCTTTAAAAAGGCACGGTAAAAAACACGATATTTACATAAATTCGAAAAATGGGAAGAAAGCACCTGTTCCGAGACATTCAGAAATAAAAGAGACACTCTGTGAATTAATAAAAAACCAACTCGGAATAAAATAAAAAAAGTAGTTACAATTTATATAGAACTTCGAAACGCACAAAGAAACGGCAAAAGAATGATATTGAAAAGGCCAAAGAACTAATGGCCGAATATAAGGCCAGGAGATAACCTATGGTACTTACACGTGACTACAAAAACACGATTAGGGAGCGAGCTACTAGAGATCCTAACTTTGCGGTTTCCTTGATGAATGAAGCTGTTACCGCTTTCTTGGAAGGTGAGCCTGAAGTAGCGCGCGTAGTGTTGCGAGAATCAGTGAACGCAACTATAGGATTTGAATCATTAGCACAGGAGTTAAACAAGCCAAGCAAAAGCGTCCATCGTATGCTGTCTCCGAAAGGGAACCCAACAATGGATAACCTGACCAGAATTTTTACCATTCTTCAGGCTAAGTTAAATTTTGAAGTTGAAGTTAAACTATCAACTCATATCAAGCGGACAGCATAACACCTTATCCTTAACTGATTCAGTTAGTTTTAAGTTTATATACTTTCTGTTAATTAATTTCTGGGTTGTATAAATAAAATTAAAAGGAAAAAATAATGAAATCTAAACATCTCCTTAGCTTTTGGATTTTAATCTTTAGTTTCACAACAGCAATCTGCCAGGATATTTCCATTCCGGATGATCTAAAAACCATCATGCCGATCGATGCAAAAATCATCAAAGGCAAATTCGATAATGGACTTACTTACTATATCCGACAAAACAAGAAGCCGGAAAACCGGGTTGAGCTGCGCCTTGTAGTGAAAGCCGGCTCTATTCTGGAAGACGACGACCAGCAAGGATTGGCACACTTTGCAGAGCATATGGCATTTAACGGCACCAAAAATTTTGCCAAACAAAAATTAGTGAATTACCTGGAATCCATAGGCATGCGTTTTGGCCCTGATTTAAACGCCTATACAAGTTTTGATGAAACCGTTTATATGCTACAGGTTCCAACTGACACCCTGAAAATTGTGGAAAAAGCTTTCCAGATTTTGGAAGACTGGGCATCGGCGGTCACATTCGATGAGGAAGAAATCGATAAGGAACGCGGCGTAGTCATCGAAGAATGGCGGCTTGGGCAAGGCGCCAGTAACCGAATGCGCGAAAAACAACTCCCTATCCTTTTGAAAGACTCACGCTATGCCGAACGAATGCCGATTGGTAAAAAAGAAATCCTGGAAACATTCAAACCGGAAACTTTACTCCGGTTTTATTCCGATTGGTATCGCCCGGATCTAATGGCTGTTATTGCGGTTGGCGATTTTGAAGTGGATTGGATCGAAAGTTTAATTAATGATCATTTCAGCAAATTGAAAAATCCCGATCCGGTTAAAGAGCGTGCTAATTATCCTGTTCCGGACCACCAGGAAACATTGTTTGCATTAGCATCGGATGTGGAAGCATCCGGCTCAAGCGTGACTATCTATTATAAGCATGATATTGAACCCGAGGGCACGCTTGCGGATTACCGGAGACAGCTCGTCGATATCCTTTACAATAACATCTTAAACCAACGACTAAATGAATTAACAAAACAAGCCGAACCCCCTTTTCTGTACGGCTATTCCAGCAGCAGCAGGTTTATTGGGCCGAAAGATGTCTATTTATTGGGAGCAGGTGTGAAAGACAATGGCCTCAGCACCGGTTTAAATGCACTATTGACCGAGGCTGCTCGAATGGAACAATTCGGCATTGTCGAAACCGAATTAGAGCGACAAAAAATCTCCATGCTGCGTTCGATTGAACGGGCTTACATTGAACGTGACAAAAGTGAGTCAAGAGGTTATGCCGCCGAATTCATTCGAAATTTTTTGTATGACGAACCCATCCCCGGAATAGAATATGAATATGCTCTTTTCAATAAATATGTGCCGGACTTCACGGTTGAAGAAGTAAACCGGGTTGCGGGAAAATGGATTCGGGATGAAAATCGAGTCATAATGACTAATACACCCGAAAAAGAAGGGCTCATTCAACCCACAGAAGAATCCCTGGAACTTGTTTTTGTAGAGGTGCAAAATTCTGAAATCACTCCGTATGAAGACATGGTATCTAATCTGCCGTTGCTAAGCGAATCCCCCACTCCGGCAAAGATTGTTGAGAGTAAAGAAATAACTTCTATCGGTGTAACGGAATGGCAGCTTTCCAATGGGATTCGGGTTGTTTTGAAACCCACTGATTTTAAGAATGATGAAATTTTATTTACTTCTTACAGTCCCGGTGGTCATTCTTTAGTGGAAGACGATGCCTATATTGCAGGCGTCACTTCATCTATGATCAGCCAGCAGTCAGGATATGGAAATTTCAATTTGATTGAATTGCAAAAATTATTAACCGGAAAAGTGGTACGGGTTAGTCCTTTCATTGGGGAGCTTTATGAAGGTATTTCCGGCAGTGCATCACCTAAAGATTTGGAAACTCTTTTTCAGCTAATTTACCTATCAGTCACATCGGCAAGATACGACAGCACTGCTTTTCAATCCATAAAATCACGTTACCAGGGATTTCTGGAAAACCGTGAAGCCAGGCCGGAAACTGCCTTTCAGGATACTCTTCAAGTAACCCTCTCGCAATATCATCTGCGCAGCCGTCCCTGGTCCAAGGAAACTTTAGACAAAATGGATTTGAGCAAATCATTTGAAATTTATAAAGATCGATTTACAGATTTTAGTGATTTCACATTTTTCTTTGTAGGTAATTTTGATCTTGAAACAATGGAACCCTTTGTTAAAACTTACCTGGGGGGCTTGCCTTCAACACAGCGAAAAGAAAATTGGCGTGATGTTGGCGTCAGGCCGCCGAAGGGTGTCATCGAAAAAACTGTTAAAAAAGGCCTCGAGGAAAAAAGCCAGGTTCGTTTGGTATTCACAGGGCCGTTTAAATGGGATCGTACGGATCGCTATCATATGATTTCGATGGCGAGTGCGTTAAGGATCAAGCTACGAAAAGCGCTTCGTGAAGACCTTGGCGGGACTTATGGTGTCGGTGTAAACGCCGGGACATCACATTACCCAAATGAAGACTATTCGATATCGATTAGCTTCGGTTGCGCCCCGGATAGAGTCGATGAGCTCACCCAAGAAATTTTCACACAAATTGACAGCCTTAAATCCTTTGGCATCGATGATGAAACGGTTACAAAAGTTAAAGAGGCACAAAAGAGAACGAGGGAAATCGACCTTAAAAAAAATGGATTTTGGTTGAGCATACTTCAGTTTTATTACCAGCACGATATTGATCCTGTTTCAGTCCTGGATTTTGATGAAAGACTGAAAAATCTTTCTGCCTCCGATATGCAAAAATCAGCACAAAAATATTTTGATTTGAATAATTATGTGAAGGTTGTTTTATTACCTGAAGATAGCGGGAAATAATATTTCATTGGGTAGAAGGTAAAACTACATGTTAAAAATAAAAGCAAAAAAAGTTAATTCAGCTATGGGCTTAATTAATTAGCCTCAATGAGCTTAATAAATTAATAGAAAAAGTAAAAAAACTGAAGATGTAGAACTTACTTTAGTTAAGACAGACCTTTCAGTTGAAGGTATTATGAAATTAGAAGATGATAGTGGTGCATACGATTTTCTGAACGATCCGAGAGAAGATATATATTCTGTATCAGATTTAAAGGTCAGATACAAATGAAACGTGGTACTATTATCCTAACACCCTTCCCATTTACAGACCTGCATGGAAGTAAAGTTCGACCAGCTCTGATCATATCAAATGACAAAAGAAAAGGTGAAGATTTAATTATTACTTTTATTCATCAATCGTTGATCAAATTAAACTTCAAGAAACTGATATCTTGGTAAGAGAAAGCGATAAAGGATTTTTACAATCCGGCTTGAAAACTTCTTCCGTTATAAAAGCTGATAAATTAGCAACAATTAATAGAAATATTATTCTAGGGGAATTAGGTTCTTTAATCAAAAAAACGATGGTGAAAGTTGGGGAAAAATAAAGGATGTATTGGATTTACCATAAAAACGAATTGTTTTTAAAAGAATATTTGATGAGTGATCTCTATGTCTAAACATATTGGAATTGTTGCCTGCAGCGCTGAAGGAGCAGCGCTTTGTTACCGAACGATCTGCTCCGAAGCTCCGGCAATTTTAGGTGAGCACCGCCATCCGGAAATAACCATGCATACGTACCCACTCTCCGACTACATGGATGCCATTTACGAGAATAATTGGGACAAAGTGGGTCAACTAATGTCTGCCTCGGCTAATATTCTTGCAAATGCCGGAGCCGAATTTGCCATATGTCCTGATAATACTATCCACCAGGCATTCGGGTTTGCAACAAAATATTCTTCAATTCCCTGGCTTCACATTGCAAAAGTGGTTGCTGAAAACGCAGTGACGAAAGGATTTTCTCACCTGGGTATTTTGGGTACTCGCTATCTGATGGAAGGACCTGTCTACTCACAAATTTTAGAAGAATTCAA
The genomic region above belongs to candidate division KSB1 bacterium and contains:
- a CDS encoding aminotransferase class V-fold PLP-dependent enzyme codes for the protein MTDLEKYFEKFRKNIIGYDQLFQTPYGEKKVVYADWTASGRLYKPIERKICETFGPFVGNTHSESSVTGTCMTKAYHLAHEKIKQHVNANSDDVIITTGFGMTAAVNKFQRILGIKVPEQLKHFIKFNETDRPVVFITHMEHHSNQTSWLETLAEVVFIEPDREGFVDFNHFQTLLDKYKNRKFKIGSFTACSNVSGIQPPIHKLAKMMHENGGYCFIDYAASAPYVKIDMHPGDPMEKLDAIFFSPHKFLGGPGTSGVLIFDSALYHNRVPDHPGGGTVNWTNPWGSHSYISDIEAREDGGTPGFLQAIKSALCIQLKEEMTPNKMLAREKELLKIAFAGLRKIPGLTLLADNCENRLGILSFYIDGIHYNLLVKMLNDRFGIQVRGGCFCAGTYGHLLLHVDYYRSKRISDLIDEGDLSAKPGWVRMSIHPTSTNDEVYYIIDAIDQCAKNHDKWEKEYRYSSQLNEYQCILGEDIQVQKVETWFEL
- a CDS encoding class I SAM-dependent methyltransferase gives rise to the protein MKDSHLLTPQQTREFYNKFGIKQDSQRFYEQTAIDDLIAHSNFIECHSIFEFGCGTGRFAQELLSGCLPQDTIYVGHDISQTMVQLTENKIRQFGDRAKVHLIDGSVKLELANYQFDRVVSMYVMDLLPFDRIELFLNEAQRILAADGLLCLTGLTFGKTPLSGFVTWFWSRIHRFKPSLVGGCRPVHLAEILPEAHWRVVHSNVVTSWGISSEVLIAKKV
- a CDS encoding type II toxin-antitoxin system HicB family antitoxin, which gives rise to MVRNFSLEYWRDKSWYVGKLKEVPGVFSQGETLEELEENIKEAYQLMMEEEISLPGKDIYIKEIGVNI
- a CDS encoding type II toxin-antitoxin system HicA family toxin, whose amino-acid sequence is MKRGAFIRKLTKAGCSLKRHGKKHDIYINSKNGKKAPVPRHSEIKETLCELIKNQLGIK
- a CDS encoding transcriptional regulator, with amino-acid sequence MVLTRDYKNTIRERATRDPNFAVSLMNEAVTAFLEGEPEVARVVLRESVNATIGFESLAQELNKPSKSVHRMLSPKGNPTMDNLTRIFTILQAKLNFEVEVKLSTHIKRTA
- a CDS encoding insulinase family protein, with amino-acid sequence MKSKHLLSFWILIFSFTTAICQDISIPDDLKTIMPIDAKIIKGKFDNGLTYYIRQNKKPENRVELRLVVKAGSILEDDDQQGLAHFAEHMAFNGTKNFAKQKLVNYLESIGMRFGPDLNAYTSFDETVYMLQVPTDTLKIVEKAFQILEDWASAVTFDEEEIDKERGVVIEEWRLGQGASNRMREKQLPILLKDSRYAERMPIGKKEILETFKPETLLRFYSDWYRPDLMAVIAVGDFEVDWIESLINDHFSKLKNPDPVKERANYPVPDHQETLFALASDVEASGSSVTIYYKHDIEPEGTLADYRRQLVDILYNNILNQRLNELTKQAEPPFLYGYSSSSRFIGPKDVYLLGAGVKDNGLSTGLNALLTEAARMEQFGIVETELERQKISMLRSIERAYIERDKSESRGYAAEFIRNFLYDEPIPGIEYEYALFNKYVPDFTVEEVNRVAGKWIRDENRVIMTNTPEKEGLIQPTEESLELVFVEVQNSEITPYEDMVSNLPLLSESPTPAKIVESKEITSIGVTEWQLSNGIRVVLKPTDFKNDEILFTSYSPGGHSLVEDDAYIAGVTSSMISQQSGYGNFNLIELQKLLTGKVVRVSPFIGELYEGISGSASPKDLETLFQLIYLSVTSARYDSTAFQSIKSRYQGFLENREARPETAFQDTLQVTLSQYHLRSRPWSKETLDKMDLSKSFEIYKDRFTDFSDFTFFFVGNFDLETMEPFVKTYLGGLPSTQRKENWRDVGVRPPKGVIEKTVKKGLEEKSQVRLVFTGPFKWDRTDRYHMISMASALRIKLRKALREDLGGTYGVGVNAGTSHYPNEDYSISISFGCAPDRVDELTQEIFTQIDSLKSFGIDDETVTKVKEAQKRTREIDLKKNGFWLSILQFYYQHDIDPVSVLDFDERLKNLSASDMQKSAQKYFDLNNYVKVVLLPEDSGK